The following is a genomic window from Chloroflexota bacterium.
GTCAAAGACGACGACTTCGTCAAAGACGACGACTTCGTCAAAGACGACGACTTCGTCAAAGACGACGACTTCGTCAAAGACGACGACTTCGTCAAAGACGACGACTTCGTCAAAGACGACGACTTCGTCAAATGCGGCAACCTCGTCGAAGACGACGACTTCGTCGAAGACAACAGCCTCCTTGCGGTCAATGGGATCCGGCACGATGAGCTCGAAGTGTTCGATAACGCCGAAGTCCTCCAAAGGCCAATAGGCTACCCATACTTTGCCCACGATGAACTTGCGCGGCAAGAATCCCCACTCTCGAGAATCCCTGCTGCCGCGCCGATTGTCACCCATCACAAAGTAGGCATCCGCAGGAATTGTACGGCTCGAGAGTTCGTCCCGGTTGGCAAATCCAGCGAGTTGAGACCCCTGACTGACGTATGGTTCAGTCACACTCTCTCCGTTTACATAAACTACGCCCTGGCGAATCTCAATCGTGTCGCCGGGAATGGCAATGATACGCTTGACAAACTGCTCTGAAGGATCAATGGGATAGTTAAAGACGATTATATCGCCATGCTGCGGCTCCGAGCGGACGTAGGCAAGCTTGTTTACCAAGACGAACTCACTGTGGTGGAGTGTGCCATACATGCTACTGCCTTCGACGCGATAGTTTTGTACCGCGAGACGTGTGCCAAAGAAGATGATGGCGGTGAGTAGAAGCGTTTGCAGAACTTCCTTAGCGAATGATTTCGTGGCGATCTCCTCCCAGCCTAAGGTCGGCATTCTTCCTATAGCATAACATTGTATACATGCTGCAATGTCTCGTGCTGGAACCTGCAGGAAGTTACTATCCTGGAGCTTCTTGGCAACTTGCCCGATCACACGCCGCGTCTCAATCGCAGCTCAAAATGGGTGTACCTATGTGGGTCCTTGTCATGTCCGTTGCGGGCGCTTACGGGTAAAGCCAAGTCCTCTTTCCCGTAGTGAGAGTGCGCCGTCGCGTGTCATGATGATGTGGTCGACAAGCTCAATCTCCAAGAGATCACCGACACTCTCCAAGCGGGCCGTGGTGGCAACGTCATCGGCGGAAGGGGTAGGGTCGCCACTCGGGTGGTTGTGCGCAACCAGCACGGCCGCGCAGTTGGCCCGCACGGCCTCGCGGAAGACCTCAGCGGGACGAACTGCCGTCTGGTTCAGCGTGCCGCGATACAAAGTTTCTTTGCCCACCACATGGTGTTTGGTGTCCAGCAATACTACGAGGAACTTTTCTTGCTCCTCGTCGACAAAGTCGGACAACAGGAAATTCTTCGCGTCGGTGGCCGAACGGATTACGGGTTGTACGGGCTGGGAGCTTGCGCTGGCTCTGCGGCCAAGCTCCAGCGCCGCCTTCAACTGGGCTACCTTTGCTTCGCCAACGCCGGGATACTGGGTAATCTGCCGAAAGCTCGCTTGGGCCAAGCCGCTGGCCCCACCATACTTATCAAGTAACCCTTGGGCGACGGCTACAACGGAATTCTCGCGCGTGCCCGTACGCAGAATTATGGCGAGAAGCTCAGCAGTCGATAGGTGAGCAGGACCAAGGTCGCGCAAGCGCTCACGTGGTCTCTCCGCCGCCGGCCATTCGCGGACCGAAAGCCGGGAGTCGTCAGGCACATCGGAGGTCTCCGCCAACGTGCGGCTTTTAGTGTCTTGGCTGGCTGCGAGTGGCACGGCAATCCTTAGGCGTGGAGGTGAGTTGCAGAGAGGGAAAGCAAAGAGTTGGTGAAGAGTATCGGCCTGAACTCACTAAGACTAGCCTTAGCGAGCTTAGTTGACCGGCGTCCCGCAGTAAGCGCAAGCACTCCACTGCAAGTCGGTGAGATTCCGGCAGCCGGTACAGCGCTTTCTGATTTCAAGCTGGCACATTGGACAAAGCTGGTAGTCGTTTTGCAATCGATAGTGGCAATTGGGGCATCGTGACAAGGATTCGCTTTCGGCCAAGAAGCTCTCCTCTTCTAACGCCAGTACGTTTGCCTCTGCCAGCGTCTCTTTGGGACGGAGGAACAAGTAAAGAATGAGGCCGAAAACATTGAAGGCCAGCACGAGAAGAATCGAGAAGAGCTGCACCAATATGTCAGTGGTGCGAGTGCGAATGTCATAGAATGCCCAGATGGCAAGGGCTACCCACAACGCGAGAAAGTAGGCGATAAGAAACGCAAGGACATAGTTGAGAACAGCAGCAATGGTCTCCATCAAGACAACCTCTGGTGGACAAAATTTGGCTGGTACACTCGTATTGTACCAGCCATTTGGAGGTGGCACTAGGAGCGTTCACAAGCGGATTCGACGTGGGGGGCGGCGCACTAGAGTCTTCTACACAGGCGTAGCATGTAGCAGTTGCTACATGCAGGTTCCGGCGGGTGGAATTGGGCCGCGGCGAAACAAGCCAGCAGACGGACTTTCGCGGTTCAGTTTCCGATTGGCGGTTGCTGCGAGTGGTTAGAACGAGTAGCTAAGAACCCGATAGGTCTCACTTCCGGCAGGCGTTTCCACGGCAACGGTGTCGCCGGCGCGTTTGGCAAGGAGGCTTGCTCCAACGGGAGAGAGGTACGAAATCCGGCCTTCAAGGGGGTCGACCTCGGAAGGTCCAACCAATTGATAAGCAATGGTCTCACTGCCGTCAGTCAATTCCAGTTCAACGCGCATACCAATCTTGACGCCCTCGTCGGCGGCGTCACTACCGCCGTCTGCCTGATGCGCATCCTCTTCGGTAATCGTGCTTGTACGGAGCGTTTGCTCCAGTTCGCGAATGCGCGCTTCCAGCATGCCTTGCTGATACTTTGCCTCATCATAGGCCGCATTCTCACGCAGATCGCCATCCTTGATGGCCGCATGCAGATGCTTGCTGATGCGCTCGCGTCCTTCACTTTTGTGGATCTTCAATTCAGCACCTAATTCATCGTAGCGCTTGCGGCTGATGAAAGTGCCTCCGGCCTGAGCATCGGCGGCACGGGGATTGCTCTTAGTGGCTCGCTTGGTGATTCGCAAACCGGTGGCGGGGTTGTTCTCTACCCAGTCGGACTTCAGCGCATGGGAAAAGAACGTGCGCAAGGCGCTTGCACAGGGCTTTGGATCGGCAGCGGTCGCTGTTACTTGATCGAGATAGGTCTGCAGTTGGTGGGGATAGATCGAGGTTATTCGGGAGTCCGGCCCGCACCAACTAACAAATCTGCGGAGGTGCCGGGCCTCTTCACCCTTCAGGTTTGCCACGCCCACTGTTTGCAAGTACTGCGTAAACAGAGGGCCCAACTGATTAGTTTCCTGTGTGCTCATGGTCTTTCCAAACCTTTCTCTGATGGTTGGTCGCACGAGCCACCAGGCCTATGAGGTGCCGAAGGAGGGACTCGAACCCTCACGAGCGCAAGGCCCACTACGCCCTGAACGTAGCGCGTCTTCCAATTCCGCCACTTCGGCGATACTAGTCCCCAGCGGGATTCTATCACGGGACGTGGGGACGGGCAACCAATACGCGGCAGCAGCCAGCGCATTGGGGGGCGCCCCTAGCCACCATTTAGTTCCGTGAAGTGGGCAAAGAAGGTTGCGGGTAGGCCGGTGGGCAAGCCCGTGCGAGGATCGACGGTGAAGGGTATCTCGGCAGCCAGCGCCTGTGTCGCGGCGAGCGCGACTGGCAGAAAGCCGGCGCCTGCATGGGATTCGAGCGCGTGCCGCACAGTTTGATCAATCAATCGGACAACGTTGATGCTGTCTTGCACCGTTTGTTCCGCGTCTTTGCCGGTGCGAATTGGGCCACGGGGTTCCTGTGACCATAGGTATCGATGGGCGAGTGCGAGTGTCTCGATGTTGAGAGCAGCCAGCCGCAGCATGGATTGCTCGTAGCCTCTCGCCGTGTAATAGAGAGGGAACGTGCCCGGCTTGCTGCCAAGTCCTTGCACGGCGTCTCCCACGAACGCGATGCCCTTGGCTTCCCAGTGGTACGCAATGCTGCCCGGTGAGTGGCCGGGAAGGTGCACCACCCGGAGCTGGATGTCATCACCGAGGTCGACAATTTCGCCGTCTTCCAGCCTGCGATGCACTGGTGAAGGGCCGCCTACCGTATGCAGAAACTGCGCCCGCCGCGCCGAGAGGTCGTAGCCGAGAACGTGCTTGTCTGCGTGCCAGATGTAATCCATATGCGCTTCAAGGTCTTCAACGAGGAATGCATCATCTTGATGCATGTACACCTGTGCCTCAATCTCGCTGAGCAGCGCGTGATTGCCACCCATGTGGTCTTGGTGCCCGTGGGTATTGAGAATGACGTCGATGTCGTCGAGCGTCAGATCGAGTGACCGCAGCGCAGGCTCAATGTACTCTCGCGGCGTGTCAGATGCTCCCGTGTCTATGAGCGCCCGCGTGGGGCCGTTGATAAAGTAGAGTTCAACGATGCTGTCCCAATTCCAAATGGCCGTAATGCGGTAAATTCTTGGATCTTGGGCGAGTGTCGCAAGTGCCATGAGCGGTTCCCAACTTTCGGATTGTCCCTCGTTTGGTATGACGAGTGTAGCATAGTGTTGGCGGAGATTCTTGGAACCAGTACAATTGAATTAGTAATGCCTCTGGGAAAGGAGTGGACTGATGGCTGTCCCGAACATAGCCGCGCGTACCGACCTATTGAAAGGCGAATCGGCGTTCGCGGTTCTTGCGCGCGCCCGGAAACTGGAAAGTGCCGGGAAAGACATCATCCACCTGGAGATCGGCGAGCCGGACTTTCCTACTCCGGAAAACATCGTGGAGGCCGGCGTTCAGGCGTTGCAGGACGGACATACGCATTATGGCCCTACTCCCGGTCTATTGCCTTGCCGTGAGGCCATCGCGCGATACGTGCAGCAAGGGTGGGGTGTCGATGCCTCAGCCGAAAATGTGGTGGTAACGCCGGGAGCGAAGCCAATCGTCTTTGCCGGAATCTTGGCCACGGTTAATCCTGGAGATGAGGCGATCTACCCTGATCCGGGATTTCCCACATATGATTCTATGCTGCGCTTTGCCGGTGCCGCCAGGGTGCCGCTAACCCTCTACGAGGAGCGGCAGTTCCGCTGGGACCTGGATGAATTGCGCGACAGCATTACTGACAAGACGCGGCTCATTATCTTAAACGCACCCCACAACCCCACCGGCGGCGTGTTCACGGCGGAGGAGCTCGGGGAAATCGCCGATATGGTACGGGGCAAGCCGATTTGGGTGCTGAGCGATGAAATCTACAGCCGCATAGTCTACGATGGCAGCCACGCTTCCATTTTGGCACACCCTGGGATGCAGGAGCAGACTATTCTACTGGACGGCCATTCGAAGAC
Proteins encoded in this region:
- the lepB gene encoding signal peptidase I; this translates as MPTLGWEEIATKSFAKEVLQTLLLTAIIFFGTRLAVQNYRVEGSSMYGTLHHSEFVLVNKLAYVRSEPQHGDIIVFNYPIDPSEQFVKRIIAIPGDTIEIRQGVVYVNGESVTEPYVSQGSQLAGFANRDELSSRTIPADAYFVMGDNRRGSRDSREWGFLPRKFIVGKVWVAYWPLEDFGVIEHFELIVPDPIDRKEAVVFDEVVVFDEVAAFDEVVVFDEVVVFDEVVVFDEVVVFDEVVVFDEVVVFDEVVVFD
- the radC gene encoding DNA repair protein RadC yields the protein MPLAASQDTKSRTLAETSDVPDDSRLSVREWPAAERPRERLRDLGPAHLSTAELLAIILRTGTRENSVVAVAQGLLDKYGGASGLAQASFRQITQYPGVGEAKVAQLKAALELGRRASASSQPVQPVIRSATDAKNFLLSDFVDEEQEKFLVVLLDTKHHVVGKETLYRGTLNQTAVRPAEVFREAVRANCAAVLVAHNHPSGDPTPSADDVATTARLESVGDLLEIELVDHIIMTRDGALSLRERGLGFTRKRPQRT
- a CDS encoding zinc ribbon domain-containing protein is translated as METIAAVLNYVLAFLIAYFLALWVALAIWAFYDIRTRTTDILVQLFSILLVLAFNVFGLILYLFLRPKETLAEANVLALEEESFLAESESLSRCPNCHYRLQNDYQLCPMCQLEIRKRCTGCRNLTDLQWSACAYCGTPVN
- a CDS encoding GreA/GreB family elongation factor, encoding MSTQETNQLGPLFTQYLQTVGVANLKGEEARHLRRFVSWCGPDSRITSIYPHQLQTYLDQVTATAADPKPCASALRTFFSHALKSDWVENNPATGLRITKRATKSNPRAADAQAGGTFISRKRYDELGAELKIHKSEGRERISKHLHAAIKDGDLRENAAYDEAKYQQGMLEARIRELEQTLRTSTITEEDAHQADGGSDAADEGVKIGMRVELELTDGSETIAYQLVGPSEVDPLEGRISYLSPVGASLLAKRAGDTVAVETPAGSETYRVLSYSF
- a CDS encoding MBL fold metallo-hydrolase, whose translation is MALATLAQDPRIYRITAIWNWDSIVELYFINGPTRALIDTGASDTPREYIEPALRSLDLTLDDIDVILNTHGHQDHMGGNHALLSEIEAQVYMHQDDAFLVEDLEAHMDYIWHADKHVLGYDLSARRAQFLHTVGGPSPVHRRLEDGEIVDLGDDIQLRVVHLPGHSPGSIAYHWEAKGIAFVGDAVQGLGSKPGTFPLYYTARGYEQSMLRLAALNIETLALAHRYLWSQEPRGPIRTGKDAEQTVQDSINVVRLIDQTVRHALESHAGAGFLPVALAATQALAAEIPFTVDPRTGLPTGLPATFFAHFTELNGG
- a CDS encoding pyridoxal phosphate-dependent aminotransferase; protein product: MAVPNIAARTDLLKGESAFAVLARARKLESAGKDIIHLEIGEPDFPTPENIVEAGVQALQDGHTHYGPTPGLLPCREAIARYVQQGWGVDASAENVVVTPGAKPIVFAGILATVNPGDEAIYPDPGFPTYDSMLRFAGAARVPLTLYEERQFRWDLDELRDSITDKTRLIILNAPHNPTGGVFTAEELGEIADMVRGKPIWVLSDEIYSRIVYDGSHASILAHPGMQEQTILLDGHSKTYAMTGWRLGYGVMPVPLAEKIGLILNNATSCTASFTQMAGIEALEGPQDSVVAMVAEFRRRRDAFIGALNAIDGLSCLVPQGAFYAFCNVKELGVGSARLERYWLEEAGVASLSGTGFGAAGEGYVRFSFANSLENLMAAAERIEAAMPGVGALAGE